The DNA segment TGgtgaaaatgtggaagaaagCTCTGTGGTCAGCATAAATATTCCCTGACCTATATCCTAACACCATCCGTTTCCTTCGGTAAACAGGGAACTGGTCAGAGTTGGTGGGAAGATgggtggagctaaatacaggttAATCATGGAAGAAAACCTCAACTTCCTTGCACTTaacaattatgtgctactttttgTAGGTCCGTCACAAAAgcttaaaatacagaaatgacgtCGCTTACTTCTACGTGGTACAGCATATGTCACCTTAACtgctaaattatgttttaataactCACTATGATTGGGCAAGTTCTGCCGTAAAGTCTCTAGTGTGCTGCCTTAGACACACTATATATTGCTTTAGCTATAGCTCCTCTTAAAATTCAGATGGCTTTATATAATCATGTTGTCTTCCACAGGCAGCAAAGCTCAAATTGTGGCTAATTTTATATCTTATGCTCAAAGTGTTGTTAGTGCTGATGAACTGAGTGCAGCTGATTACATCCCTTTGTTCAGTTTGGCTGTGCCCCCTGAGCTCCAGTGCAGCGTGTTGTAGCAGCTAACATGCATACAGAATCCCATCTGTGGCTAAGACAAAATGCTAATCAGCGACACTGATTGACAGCATGTTGATTGATGCATAATTCAGAACTTGTTCTGTGCAGGAGATGGGTTTTATCAGTGTGCATATGCATGAGATTGACATATCTCAGCCAACATGCATTGGTTACAGTCTTGTCTTGTGACATTTGAGTCCATAGCCACGTTCAGACCCTTTGGGAACGACGTTTGGATTCTGTCCCACACAGTCCATTTCTCATCGGTCTGTTTTGTGTTCTCATCTCTCCAGAACTGTCACCTCCACACCATGGAGGATCGGGCCGGTGCATCATGGGAACTAATCTGCAGGGGACCAGACACAACACTCGACAAGGACTGAAGGGTCGTCATGGAGACTGACAGCTACACCGCAGGCCCGGCCACCGCTGACTGGATGGGGATGACAGCGGGCCTGGTGGTTACGGAGGCCCATCAGGATCAGGGAGGAGATGCCTCACCGGTCAGTGGTGTGACCTGGCAGATGCCGTACTCACTGGGCTTCCAGGTGTCGCTCACCGCCTTCCTCATGCTTGAGCTGGTGCTGGGGTTCAGCAGCAACCTGACGGTGCTGGTGCTCTACTGCTCACAGTCTAATTTGGTGGACTCTGTGAGCAACATGGTGACGGTCAATCTGCACGTGTTGGACGTAGTGGTGTGCTTGCTGTGTGTGCCGCTCACTCTGGTGGTGGTGCTGCTGCCGCCAGGACCCAATCTGGCCTTGCTCTGCTGCTTCCACGAGGCTTGTGTCACATTCGCCAGCATCGCCACAGCCATCAACATCCTGGTCATCAGCCTGGACCGCTACGACATCTCGGTGCGTCCGGCCAACAGGCTGCTGACAACACGGAGAGCGGCGCTGCTCCTTACTGCCGTCTGGATCACGTCGGTTGCAGTGTTTTTCATGCCTTTTTTGGAGGTCCAGTGGTCCGGTGCATCAGAAGCAGAGGAAACAAGTCAGGTGACCTCCTCAGTTGGTATTGGGGGAACAGCTGTGCCAGCATGGCGGAACAGGACCCTTCTATGTGTCGGTGGTCAGGGCTATTACACAGGTCTGGGAATGTATTATCATCTCATACTTCAGGTGCCCATATTCTTCGTCACCGTGGTGGCCATGTTGTTCACCTACTCCAGAATACTGAGGGCTCTGAACATCCGCATCGGCTCTCACATGAGGAAGAGCCAGCGGAGAAGGGGGCGCCACaagaggcagaaagagaggaaggtGGGACTCAGGAGGAATGACGAAGAGGGAGGAGCGGAACAGTGCACCACAGATGGTACCAAACAGCTCAGCCACCCCCCACTCATTCCTTCCCAGTCTCCGACCCCAACAGCTACCTCTCCCCCAGCCCAGTCCTCTGCCGCTCCTCTCATCGCCTCTGAGGCAGGCGCTGCCACTGCCCTGCCGGCCACCATGGGCGTCCAGGCCTCTGTCTCGGCGATAATAGCGCTGCGTCGGGCAGTGAGACGCCATCGAGATCGTCGAGAACGACAAAAACGGGTGTTCAAGATGTCCCTCATCATCATCACGACCTTCCTGGGCTGTTGGGCTCCTCTTTCCGTGACCAACATACTCATACTAAGCATTGGCCCCAGTGACGTCCTGGTCAGCCTGCGGCTCTGGTTCCTGGCCCTCGCTTATGGCACCACTGTCTCCCACCCGTTGCTCTATGCCTTCACCCGACAGAAACTGCGCCGTGCCCTTCGTGCCAAAGTGAAGAAACGGGTGGTGTCTCTGCTGCAGGTGGATCCATCACCCGGGGGCACGGTGATCCACAACTCCTGGGTGGAGACCAGAAAAACCAGCCGACAGGTGCGGCTGGAAGCAAGAGAAGGCACAGACCGTCACCTGGCCGAGGCCCTTTGAGGCCGAGACCCTTGGGTCCAGATGGaataattaaaaagcagaataagGTCGCAGGTGTGTTCCATCATGAACTTCACTGAAGCGAGGAGCCGCTGTAAAAAATGCGAagagtgcattttttttaacctctggGAGACGTTTAATGTAACCACCGGCAAGGCCCGGCTAAACACGGCTCCGCTCACCTCAGGCACAGGTTGAAACAGGACGATGTCGTCAAAGTGGAGCACATAGCTTCCACACATATAAATGAGGCTGTATCATTTGTACCTACTTTGTCAAACACTGAggtttatttacacacaaaaagtCTTTATGTAACTGTAACCAAGGATGGGTTTCTCCAGAGAATGATCTGATCTGCTCTCCCACTCAAATGATCTTATGTTCATTCACTTTAAATACATGGATATTCTTCGAATCTAATCAATACTAGCCCTGCTTTCTATTTTGCAGAAGAAACATTTAGCaaggaaataaaacactgcCACATAAACTTGAATAAACCTAAAAGAGGAAGGCTAAAGGATTTGGTCTAGAGATGAATATTATGTCTTAAGACagtaaaagtgtaaaatgagattttgcagttttgcacaGATATAACAGggttatgtaaaaaaatttgcATCAGCAGTTGACATTACTGCACTTTCTTTTATTCCTAGTTTTTAACTAATGGTGTAACATCTTGCAGAAACTTGCAGATTAGC comes from the Gambusia affinis linkage group LG07, SWU_Gaff_1.0, whole genome shotgun sequence genome and includes:
- the LOC122834383 gene encoding G-protein coupled receptor 22-like — its product is METDSYTAGPATADWMGMTAGLVVTEAHQDQGGDASPVSGVTWQMPYSLGFQVSLTAFLMLELVLGFSSNLTVLVLYCSQSNLVDSVSNMVTVNLHVLDVVVCLLCVPLTLVVVLLPPGPNLALLCCFHEACVTFASIATAINILVISLDRYDISVRPANRLLTTRRAALLLTAVWITSVAVFFMPFLEVQWSGASEAEETSQVTSSVGIGGTAVPAWRNRTLLCVGGQGYYTGLGMYYHLILQVPIFFVTVVAMLFTYSRILRALNIRIGSHMRKSQRRRGRHKRQKERKVGLRRNDEEGGAEQCTTDGTKQLSHPPLIPSQSPTPTATSPPAQSSAAPLIASEAGAATALPATMGVQASVSAIIALRRAVRRHRDRRERQKRVFKMSLIIITTFLGCWAPLSVTNILILSIGPSDVLVSLRLWFLALAYGTTVSHPLLYAFTRQKLRRALRAKVKKRVVSLLQVDPSPGGTVIHNSWVETRKTSRQVRLEAREGTDRHLAEAL